A region of the Aggregicoccus sp. 17bor-14 genome:
CCGTGGCCTTCCCGAGCAGCTCCGCGAGCACGCTGGGATCATTCGTCGCGCGCAGTCCCACGGCCCCCAGCCCCGAGCGCACGTTGCCCTCTACGTCCGCCGCGAAGGCCTTCACGCCGGCCGTGGCCTCGGACTTCGCGGCGTGCTGGCACATGTACGCCTTGAGCACCTCCACGCCATGGCCGCGCTGGACATGGGCCACCTCGTGCGCGAGCACCGCCGCGAGCTCCTCCTCGCTCTTCAGCTCGCGCAGCAGCCCCGCCGTCACCATCACCGTGCCACCGGGACTCGCGGTCGCGCGCGGCTCCGCCAAGGGCAGGACGAGGAACCGGTAGCCCGCGAGCGGCCAGGGGCGGTTGTCGAGCACGTGCTCGGGCCGGTCGCGCGCGCGGTCCGGTGCGCTCGCATTGCCGGTGGTCTCGGCGACGAGCGCGAGGAAGGTGCCCACGCGGCTCACGTAGCGTGCCGTGGGGTGCGTGGCGGGCAGCGGGGCCACGTCCAGCGCCGCGAGCTGGCGGGCGGCCACCGTGCGGCCGACGGAGTACTCCTGCTCGGCGTCCATCTCGTAGGCGCGGCGGCGGTCCAGGGTGCAGCCCGAGAGCGCCGCGCCCAGGGTACCCAGCTTGGCGCCGGTGCTCGCCGCCTCCTTCTGGATGCGGCCCTGGGAGGCGGCGAGCTCGCGGCTGAGCGTCTGCCCCAGCGGGGTCTGGCAGCCGGGCAGCGCGAGCGCGGCCGCCAGCAGGACGAGGCGACGGCAGCTCACGGCGTGCCCTCCTGCGGCAGGTGCAGACCGGCCGCCGAGAGGAAGCCGGCGAGGGCCGCGGGATCCTGAGGCATCGCGCTCACGCCCTCGGGGGACAGGGGCATGAAGGGCTCGAGGCGCGCGAAGGCCGTGTCCAGGTCCGGGTTCTGCGCCCGGAAGCGCTTCTCGGCCTCGGGGCTGAAGCCGCCCACGGCGAGGTTGTAGTTGCCGCTGATCTCGCTCTCCCCCTTCACCCCGCCGCTGCCCGCGCCCACGCGGAAGGCGCCGGGCCGGTCGCTCAGGTAGGTGAGGTGGATGAAGCCCTTCTCCTTCTCGAATTGTGCCGCCAGCCACCCGGCGCGGTCCGGCACCTGCACCAGCACCTTCTGGCCGCGCAGGATGGGGCGAGAGGCGCGCGGGGCGAGGAAGCTGGGGCTCTTGACCAGGTACACGCTCGCCTTGGTGACGGTGCGCGGCTCGAGCTTCGCCGCGCCTCCCACCGCGAGCGCGAGGAGAACCGCTGGGGCCAGGGGCAGCATCACTTCTCCTTCAGCGCGAAGACGCCGTCCCACTCGGGGGCGGGCGCGGCGGTGAGGTACCCGCGGCAGCGCTCGGCGTAGACGCGGCACACCGGGTCCTCGAAGCGCTCGGCGCCTTGCGAGAAGAGCGCGAGCGCCTCGTCGAAGCGGCGGGCATGGTAGGCCTCGAGCGCGCGGCCGTAGAGCGTGAGCTGCACCTCCTGCTCCGGGCTCAGCTCGTGGCGGCGCGCGAGCAACTCGTACACGCGGCTGGGCAGCTGCTTGCCCTTCACGCGCACGCGGTCCACCTCGCGGTAGACGTACTCGGTGCGGGTGAGGTCCGCGGTGGCCTCGCCCACGAGGAGGAAGGTGCCGTAGGCCTTGTTCGCGCCCTCCAGGCGCGAGGCCACGTTCACCACGTCCCCCATCACGGTGTAGTTGCTCTTGAGCTGGCTGCCCATGTCGCCCACCACCACCTCGCCGCTGTTGATGCCGGCGCGGAAGTGGATGCGGTGGCCGTACTTCTTCTGCCAG
Encoded here:
- a CDS encoding M48 family metalloprotease — its product is MSCRRLVLLAAALALPGCQTPLGQTLSRELAASQGRIQKEAASTGAKLGTLGAALSGCTLDRRRAYEMDAEQEYSVGRTVAARQLAALDVAPLPATHPTARYVSRVGTFLALVAETTGNASAPDRARDRPEHVLDNRPWPLAGYRFLVLPLAEPRATASPGGTVMVTAGLLRELKSEEELAAVLAHEVAHVQRGHGVEVLKAYMCQHAAKSEATAGVKAFAADVEGNVRSGLGAVGLRATNDPSVLAELLGKATEGAFAVFQQGYPEEFELEADRMAVRFLAGAGYRPAALDDLFVRLRKEAHGADAYSRTHPSYDARLRTVRPRIAALTAAQREPQAQALAVRTRRFEVALSPLGEEHAELEPE